In a single window of the Ancylobacter polymorphus genome:
- the pqqA gene encoding pyrroloquinoline quinone precursor peptide PqqA: MAWTAPRIVEVCVGMEVNAYYPADF, translated from the coding sequence ATGGCCTGGACTGCTCCTCGCATTGTTGAAGTCTGCGTCGGCATGGAAGTCAACGCCTACTACCCGGCTGACTTCTGA
- a CDS encoding response regulator transcription factor, which produces MNILVVEDDPDIGSLLRRGFSSESYDVELVGDGEAALRVATGKPWGAIILDVMLPGRSGIEVCKALRAGGQTAPILMLSARSSVNERTEGLMAGADDYIVKPFAFEELLARVKVQALRRSSAGSEPRTLEVGALSLDLDTRQAQFGGVRVRLTEREVELLALLMRHPGEPLSRADIFAALWAGHGGASLNVVDVYVGYLRHKLAEALPEGAHLIVTVRGRGFMLDADGN; this is translated from the coding sequence ATGAACATTCTGGTCGTGGAGGACGATCCCGATATCGGCTCGCTGCTGCGGCGGGGCTTTTCCTCCGAGAGTTACGACGTGGAACTGGTCGGTGACGGCGAGGCGGCGCTGCGGGTTGCCACGGGCAAGCCGTGGGGGGCGATCATTCTCGACGTCATGCTGCCGGGGCGTTCGGGCATCGAAGTGTGCAAGGCGCTGCGGGCCGGCGGACAGACCGCGCCAATTCTCATGCTCTCTGCCCGTTCCAGCGTGAATGAGCGCACGGAGGGGTTGATGGCGGGGGCGGACGACTACATCGTCAAGCCCTTCGCATTCGAGGAACTGTTGGCGCGGGTGAAGGTGCAGGCCCTGCGCCGCAGCAGTGCCGGGAGTGAGCCCCGCACACTGGAGGTCGGGGCGCTCTCGCTCGATCTCGACACCCGGCAGGCTCAGTTCGGCGGCGTTCGTGTGCGGCTGACCGAACGTGAGGTGGAACTCCTGGCGTTGCTCATGCGTCATCCCGGCGAGCCCCTGTCGCGCGCGGATATCTTCGCCGCGCTTTGGGCGGGGCATGGCGGCGCCTCTCTGAACGTCGTGGATGTGTATGTCGGCTATCTCCGCCACAAGCTGGCGGAGGCCCTGCCGGAAGGGGCGCACCTCATCGTCACGGTGCGCGGCCGCGGCTTCATGCTGGATGCGGACGGGAATTGA
- a CDS encoding sensor histidine kinase, which yields MALLLSVAVFVTAASTLALVLALGAVSSQLDRLVSAQTRLELLSTISGRIGDYALLALQAGHEPPHAERTPARAGRVLAAERTREAFARLEEALSSYVGRLVGEEQRTLMAARSRTIARLRAQFDVLDRQVDLALQAEEPATAARVALDVFAAGFGAPLSQAMEEERTTALDAYNQVRELRERTIRWGLAGVALAFLLAVALYHLLGRTLVNRVADVAAAAAAIARGRSDTRVNVTGHDELSLAMARFNRMAAHLARREVRLVADQKQLQQIVEARTAELRAANTRLENVDMARRRFFTDVSHELRTPLTVILGEVEITLRPQKPREEDLRAALLVIQSRARRLHRRVEDLLRIARSESGQIELDRSLFLVSDLLSDVCEGMAPLARASGLVLEAEEGAEGLAVDADREWLRQTFDGLVANAVRHSPPGESVRLGARREGEEVVIEVRDHGTGIPPDELPHVFERFWRGSAGTREGTGFGIGLALAKWIVDRHGGRIAIESSTGETGGRRGTCVAVRLPLPLPDITLEAAQ from the coding sequence ATGGCGCTTTTGCTGTCGGTTGCCGTCTTCGTGACGGCGGCTTCGACTTTGGCGCTTGTCCTCGCGCTGGGGGCCGTCAGCAGCCAGTTGGATCGGCTGGTTTCGGCGCAGACCCGGCTGGAACTGCTCTCCACGATTTCGGGGCGCATCGGCGATTACGCACTTCTGGCGTTGCAGGCCGGGCATGAGCCGCCCCACGCCGAGCGTACCCCGGCCCGCGCCGGCCGCGTTCTCGCCGCCGAGCGGACGCGTGAAGCCTTCGCGCGGCTGGAGGAGGCGCTCTCGTCCTATGTGGGCCGGCTGGTCGGCGAGGAGCAGCGGACATTGATGGCGGCCCGCAGCCGCACCATCGCCCGGCTGCGGGCGCAGTTCGATGTGCTGGACCGGCAGGTCGATCTCGCGCTGCAGGCGGAGGAGCCCGCGACGGCCGCCCGCGTCGCGCTGGACGTGTTCGCCGCGGGCTTCGGTGCGCCGCTCAGCCAGGCCATGGAGGAGGAGCGCACCACCGCCCTCGACGCCTATAATCAGGTCCGGGAACTGCGTGAGCGCACCATCCGCTGGGGGCTGGCCGGCGTGGCGCTCGCCTTCCTGTTGGCGGTCGCTCTCTACCATCTCCTCGGCCGCACGCTGGTGAACCGCGTGGCCGATGTCGCGGCGGCGGCGGCGGCGATCGCGCGCGGACGGTCGGACACACGTGTCAACGTGACGGGGCATGACGAACTCAGCCTCGCCATGGCGCGGTTCAATCGCATGGCGGCGCATCTCGCCCGCCGCGAAGTCCGGCTGGTGGCCGATCAGAAGCAGTTGCAGCAGATCGTCGAGGCCCGCACGGCCGAATTGCGCGCTGCCAATACCCGACTTGAGAATGTCGACATGGCGCGCCGGCGCTTCTTCACCGATGTCAGCCACGAATTGCGCACGCCGCTGACGGTGATTCTCGGCGAGGTGGAGATCACGCTGCGCCCGCAGAAACCGCGCGAGGAGGATCTGCGCGCGGCATTGCTGGTGATCCAGTCGCGCGCCCGCCGTCTACATCGCCGGGTGGAGGATCTCCTGCGAATCGCGCGGTCCGAAAGCGGCCAGATCGAACTCGACCGCTCACTGTTCCTGGTGTCGGACCTGTTGAGCGACGTGTGCGAAGGCATGGCGCCGCTGGCGCGGGCGAGCGGGCTCGTGCTGGAGGCAGAAGAGGGGGCGGAGGGGCTCGCCGTCGATGCCGACCGCGAATGGCTGCGCCAAACCTTCGACGGGCTCGTCGCCAATGCGGTGCGTCACTCGCCTCCCGGCGAGAGCGTGCGGCTCGGCGCGCGCCGGGAGGGCGAAGAGGTGGTGATCGAGGTGCGCGACCATGGCACCGGCATTCCGCCCGACGAATTGCCGCATGTGTTCGAGCGCTTCTGGCGCGGCTCGGCGGGCACGCGCGAAGGGACAGGTTTCGGTATAGGTCTCGCCCTCGCAAAGTGGATCGTCGACCGCCATGGGGGTCGAATCGCCATTGAAAGCAGTACGGGAGAGACCGGGGGGCGGCGCGGCACCTGCGTCGCAGTGCGCCTGCCGCTGCCGCTACCGGACATCACACTGGAGGCCGCCCAATGA
- the fae gene encoding formaldehyde-activating enzyme, protein MAKINKVLIGESLVGDGNEVAHIDLIIGPRGSAAESAFLNALTNNKDGFTSLLAVVTPNLLAKPNTILFNKVTIKDARQAVQMFGPAQYAVAKAVVDSVAEGVIPEDEADDLFISVGVFIHWEAADDAKIQQFNYEATKEAIKRAVEGQPTIKEVLAQAASAKHPFAA, encoded by the coding sequence ATGGCCAAGATCAACAAGGTACTCATCGGCGAGTCGCTGGTGGGCGACGGCAACGAGGTCGCCCATATCGACCTCATCATCGGACCGCGCGGCTCCGCGGCCGAAAGCGCCTTCCTGAATGCGCTGACCAACAACAAGGACGGCTTCACCTCGCTGCTCGCGGTCGTGACTCCGAACCTGCTGGCCAAGCCGAACACCATCCTCTTCAACAAAGTGACCATCAAGGACGCCCGCCAGGCCGTCCAGATGTTCGGCCCGGCCCAGTACGCGGTCGCGAAGGCTGTCGTCGACAGCGTCGCTGAAGGCGTGATCCCGGAAGACGAAGCCGACGACCTGTTCATCTCGGTCGGCGTGTTCATCCACTGGGAAGCGGCGGACGACGCCAAGATCCAGCAGTTCAACTATGAGGCCACCAAGGAAGCGATCAAGCGCGCCGTGGAAGGCCAGCCGACGATCAAGGAAGTTCTTGCTCAGGCCGCTTCGGCCAAGCACCCCTTCGCCGCTTAG
- a CDS encoding ABC transporter ATP-binding protein, translated as MSTITIAIDEKRYPAQAGEAGRAVFRDFHLDIAEGAFVALLGESGIGKTTLLNIVAGLDRDFRGAIRFGTATPRLAYAFQNPRLLPWRTVLQNVALPLPAGEVGRRAAEAMLQEVGLADLAGAYPERLSLGQQRRVALARAFAIAPDVLLMDEPFVSLDEAGAARLRDLLRRLLAQRPATVLFVTHDRREAVELASRIVVLDGAPVRVVRDMPINLTPEERATPACLDAVRHSLDAA; from the coding sequence ATGAGCACGATCACGATCGCGATCGACGAGAAGCGCTATCCCGCGCAGGCGGGAGAGGCGGGCCGCGCGGTCTTTCGGGACTTCCATCTCGATATCGCGGAAGGCGCCTTCGTGGCGCTGCTGGGTGAATCGGGCATCGGCAAGACCACGCTGCTCAACATCGTGGCCGGGCTGGACCGCGATTTTCGTGGCGCGATCCGCTTCGGCACCGCGACCCCGCGCCTCGCTTATGCGTTCCAGAACCCCCGGCTGCTGCCATGGCGCACTGTGCTTCAGAACGTCGCCCTGCCGCTGCCGGCGGGGGAAGTGGGGCGCCGGGCGGCGGAGGCGATGCTCCAGGAGGTCGGATTGGCCGACCTCGCGGGGGCCTATCCCGAGCGCCTGTCGCTCGGCCAGCAGCGGCGCGTGGCGCTGGCTCGCGCTTTCGCCATTGCGCCCGACGTGCTGTTGATGGACGAGCCCTTCGTCTCGCTGGACGAGGCGGGCGCGGCGCGGCTGCGCGATCTACTGCGCCGCCTGCTCGCCCAGCGGCCGGCCACCGTGCTGTTCGTCACGCATGACCGGCGTGAGGCGGTGGAACTGGCGAGCCGTATCGTCGTGCTGGACGGCGCGCCGGTGCGGGTCGTCCGCGATATGCCGATCAACCTCACGCCGGAGGAGCGGGCGACGCCCGCGTGTCTCGACGCGGTGCGCCATAGCCTGGATGCGGCCTAG
- a CDS encoding ABC transporter permease, protein MSTSRRLLLTAASLLALLLFWQVAALWAQSRLLPGPLEVFAAMLRATRTGVLPESVAITLARVAASFLIAMTLGSAIGIVLGRSVALNELFGPWLVVLLNLPALVVIILCYVWFGLTEVAAITAVAINKIPNVAVTMREGAAALSRDLDEMAQVYRVPRLRTLREVVLPQLVPFFAASARSGLALTWKIVLVVELLGRSNGVGFELQTAFQLFDVAGILAYALAFTAVVQLIEIGILQPWERRANRWRR, encoded by the coding sequence GTGTCCACGTCCCGGCGTCTGCTGCTGACGGCCGCTTCCTTGTTGGCGCTGCTGCTGTTCTGGCAGGTCGCCGCGCTGTGGGCGCAATCGCGCCTGCTGCCCGGACCGCTTGAGGTGTTCGCGGCCATGTTACGCGCCACGCGCACCGGGGTGCTGCCGGAAAGCGTCGCCATCACGCTCGCCCGCGTCGCCGCCAGCTTCCTCATCGCCATGACGCTGGGTTCGGCGATCGGCATCGTGCTGGGCCGCTCGGTGGCGCTGAATGAACTGTTCGGGCCGTGGCTGGTGGTGTTGCTCAACCTGCCGGCGCTGGTCGTCATCATTCTCTGCTATGTCTGGTTCGGTCTCACCGAGGTGGCGGCGATCACGGCGGTCGCGATCAACAAGATCCCCAATGTCGCGGTGACGATGCGCGAGGGCGCGGCGGCGCTGTCGCGCGATCTCGACGAGATGGCGCAGGTCTACCGGGTGCCGCGCCTGCGGACATTGCGCGAGGTCGTCCTGCCGCAGCTGGTGCCGTTCTTCGCCGCCAGTGCCCGCTCCGGCCTGGCGCTCACCTGGAAAATCGTGCTCGTTGTGGAACTGCTCGGCCGGTCCAACGGCGTCGGCTTCGAGTTGCAGACCGCATTCCAGCTGTTCGATGTCGCCGGCATCCTCGCTTATGCGCTCGCCTTCACGGCGGTGGTCCAACTCATTGAAATCGGTATCCTCCAGCCTTGGGAGCGCCGCGCCAACAGGTGGCGGCGATGA
- a CDS encoding ABC transporter substrate-binding protein, producing MTRVTLTKLSRRALLAAAAGLVATPTLLRAQGGPALALRVGTLKFGTLNWLVETIRAEGLDQREGLALESVDFASGQATTVALQAGDIDLIVSDWLWAMRHTTDGERMRFAPFSNALGAVMVAAKGPVRTLEDLRGRRIGVAGGALDKSWLLLRAYGKVKLGVDLASAAEPVYGAPPLVSEQLPLGRVDAVLTFWPYAARLDARGFTRLLDVSEMVRGLGIDPVPPLVGFVWRNAVMAERGAAIAAFLRAAAAANRVLATDDSAWTRLRPLMQAADDAEFVRLRDYYRAGIPGAFGEAERVSCAKLFEVLAQIGGEELVGPDPRFDRSLFGPIGE from the coding sequence ATGACCCGTGTCACGCTCACGAAGCTCTCGCGACGGGCCTTGCTCGCGGCGGCGGCGGGCCTCGTTGCCACGCCCACGCTGCTGCGCGCCCAAGGCGGGCCGGCGTTGGCGCTGCGTGTCGGGACGCTGAAATTCGGCACGCTCAACTGGCTGGTGGAGACCATCCGTGCCGAGGGGCTTGATCAGCGCGAAGGGCTGGCGCTGGAAAGCGTCGATTTCGCCAGCGGGCAGGCGACGACGGTGGCGCTGCAGGCGGGTGACATCGATCTCATCGTCAGCGACTGGCTCTGGGCCATGCGGCACACGACCGATGGTGAGCGCATGCGTTTCGCGCCGTTTTCCAACGCGCTGGGCGCGGTGATGGTGGCGGCGAAGGGGCCGGTGAGAACACTGGAGGATCTGCGCGGCCGGCGCATCGGCGTTGCCGGCGGCGCGCTCGACAAGAGCTGGCTGCTGCTTCGCGCCTATGGAAAGGTGAAGCTCGGCGTCGATCTCGCCAGCGCCGCCGAGCCGGTCTATGGCGCCCCGCCGCTGGTGAGCGAGCAATTACCGCTCGGCCGCGTCGATGCGGTGCTGACCTTCTGGCCCTATGCCGCGCGGCTCGATGCCCGCGGCTTCACTCGGCTGCTGGATGTCAGCGAGATGGTGCGAGGGCTCGGCATCGATCCGGTGCCGCCGTTGGTTGGCTTCGTCTGGCGCAACGCCGTCATGGCGGAACGCGGCGCGGCGATCGCGGCCTTCCTGCGTGCGGCGGCGGCGGCCAATCGCGTGCTGGCCACCGACGATTCGGCCTGGACCCGTCTTCGCCCGCTGATGCAAGCGGCGGACGATGCTGAGTTCGTCCGCCTGCGCGACTATTACCGCGCCGGTATTCCCGGCGCGTTCGGCGAGGCGGAGCGGGTTTCCTGCGCCAAGCTGTTCGAGGTGCTTGCGCAGATCGGCGGAGAGGAATTGGTGGGACCCGATCCCCGTTTCGACCGTTCGCTGTTCGGCCCTATCGGCGAGTGA
- a CDS encoding DUF3280 domain-containing protein, whose protein sequence is MIARAGKKSPSEEASRMRFPVRTGRLLGLALALSTSLGTGLGAVSTAQAATRVAVFEFELLDTSSEVDIRGPKPEEIHRLDLITDEVRRRLKEAGYDVLDLSPQQAQIVEATPFRNCNGCELPIAQALGAQIEVIGLVQKVSNLILNINFQLRDVATGEVLRADSADIRNNTDESWLRGVSYLVRNRLLDPPLTGKAAP, encoded by the coding sequence ATGATTGCGCGAGCCGGGAAGAAATCGCCAAGCGAGGAGGCAAGCCGGATGAGATTTCCAGTTCGTACCGGACGGCTCCTTGGTTTGGCTCTCGCCTTGTCGACGTCGCTGGGGACCGGCCTTGGAGCGGTGAGCACCGCGCAGGCCGCGACGCGAGTTGCGGTGTTCGAATTCGAACTGCTCGACACCAGCAGCGAAGTCGACATTCGCGGCCCGAAGCCGGAGGAGATCCACAGGCTCGACCTCATCACCGACGAGGTTCGGCGTCGGCTGAAGGAGGCGGGCTATGACGTGCTGGACCTTTCGCCACAGCAAGCGCAGATCGTGGAAGCAACGCCGTTTCGCAACTGCAATGGTTGTGAATTGCCGATCGCCCAGGCCCTCGGTGCGCAGATCGAGGTCATCGGATTGGTGCAGAAGGTGTCGAACCTCATCCTCAACATCAATTTCCAGCTGCGCGATGTCGCCACCGGCGAGGTGCTGCGTGCTGACAGCGCCGATATCCGCAACAACACCGATGAATCCTGGCTGCGCGGTGTCTCCTATCTCGTGCGCAACCGTCTGCTCGATCCTCCGCTTACCGGGAAGGCCGCCCCATGA
- a CDS encoding ABC transporter substrate-binding protein, which produces MRMASAVGATLMAMVYASAPAVAQDAAAPAAPPASPPLAAKPAAVIGPEQTFLIGVVRQLPEPPPWIAPLQMPPDDLGIAGAELGIRDNLTSGRFLKLDYKLSSEIVPTDGDPLPAVAKLVEAGNRFILLDVPPDALLKIADSYKDRDIVFINVGATDDRLRQKDCRANVFHIAPSRSMLTDALAQFLVTKRWQNWFLMVGRTDNDKLYGEAVKRSAKKFGAKIVAEKTWDYGPDARATAQSEVPRGTQVGEYDMLIVADELGELGDILPYNTWLPRPIAGTQGLMALSWHPTMENWGASQLQSRFFKQSKRMMQPLDFQMWQGVFAVGSASLKTRNSDPAKIEAQMLSPDYDLPVFKGVAASFRSWDHQLRQPILLTHATNTVTLSPQAGFLHQTSPLDTLGFDRPETLCKFQ; this is translated from the coding sequence ATGAGGATGGCAAGCGCCGTCGGCGCGACGCTTATGGCGATGGTTTACGCCTCTGCCCCCGCCGTGGCGCAGGACGCTGCGGCACCCGCCGCTCCCCCCGCCTCCCCGCCTTTGGCCGCCAAGCCGGCGGCGGTGATCGGTCCGGAACAGACGTTTCTCATCGGCGTGGTGCGCCAGCTGCCGGAGCCGCCGCCTTGGATCGCCCCCCTGCAAATGCCTCCCGATGATCTCGGCATCGCCGGCGCCGAGCTCGGTATTCGCGACAACCTCACCAGCGGCCGCTTCCTGAAGCTGGACTACAAGCTGTCGAGCGAGATCGTGCCCACGGATGGCGATCCGCTGCCGGCGGTGGCGAAGCTGGTTGAGGCTGGCAACCGCTTCATACTGCTCGACGTGCCGCCGGATGCGCTGCTGAAAATCGCCGACAGCTACAAGGACCGCGACATCGTCTTCATCAATGTCGGCGCCACCGATGACCGGCTGCGGCAGAAGGACTGCCGGGCCAATGTGTTCCACATTGCCCCCAGCCGCTCGATGCTCACCGACGCACTGGCCCAGTTCCTCGTCACCAAGCGCTGGCAGAACTGGTTCCTGATGGTCGGGCGCACCGACAATGACAAGCTCTATGGCGAGGCGGTGAAGCGCTCGGCCAAAAAGTTCGGCGCCAAGATTGTCGCCGAAAAGACCTGGGACTACGGACCCGACGCGCGCGCCACCGCCCAGTCGGAAGTGCCGCGCGGCACGCAGGTCGGCGAGTACGACATGTTGATCGTCGCCGACGAGCTCGGTGAGCTCGGCGACATCCTGCCCTACAACACCTGGCTGCCCCGCCCGATCGCCGGCACCCAGGGGCTGATGGCGCTTTCCTGGCATCCGACCATGGAAAATTGGGGCGCCTCGCAATTGCAGAGCCGGTTCTTCAAGCAGTCCAAGCGGATGATGCAGCCGCTGGATTTCCAGATGTGGCAGGGCGTGTTCGCCGTCGGCTCGGCCAGCCTGAAGACGCGCAACAGCGACCCGGCGAAGATCGAGGCGCAGATGCTCTCGCCGGACTACGACTTGCCGGTGTTCAAGGGTGTCGCCGCGTCATTCCGCAGTTGGGACCACCAGCTGCGCCAGCCGATCCTGCTGACCCACGCCACCAATACGGTGACGCTCTCGCCGCAGGCCGGCTTCCTGCACCAGACCTCTCCGCTTGACACGCTGGGCTTCGACCGCCCCGAAACGCTCTGCAAATTCCAATAA
- a CDS encoding PQQ-dependent catabolism-associated beta-propeller protein, with amino-acid sequence MKRQMLLSTGLATLVGLMLADALPAEASPRAFVTNERDHTMSVVDMSTLQVTNTIKTGRRPRGIIASPDGKLIYVCASDDNRVEVYDAATLKLVKTLRSGPDPELFVLHPSGNPLYIANEDDNMVTVVNVENNDLIAEIPVGVEPEGMGISPDGKYMVNTSETTNMAHVVDTSNNEIIENILVDSRPRIAEFSKDGKQLWVSSEVGGTVSVIDPATWKIVKKISFKIPGVADDAIQPVGVRITKDGSKAFVALGPANRVAVVNAKTLEVEKYLLVGQRVWQLGFTPDEKFLLSTNGNSNDISVIDVADEKVTKSVTVGRLPWGVVVVP; translated from the coding sequence ATGAAACGACAGATGCTGCTGTCCACCGGCCTGGCCACCCTTGTGGGGCTGATGCTGGCGGATGCCCTGCCGGCCGAGGCGTCTCCGCGCGCCTTCGTGACCAATGAGCGCGACCACACGATGAGCGTCGTCGACATGTCGACGCTGCAGGTCACGAACACCATCAAGACCGGGCGTCGCCCGCGCGGCATCATCGCCAGCCCTGACGGCAAGCTGATCTATGTCTGCGCCTCCGACGACAACCGCGTCGAGGTCTATGACGCGGCGACCCTGAAGCTGGTCAAGACGCTGCGTTCGGGCCCCGACCCGGAGCTGTTCGTGCTCCACCCCTCGGGCAACCCGCTCTACATCGCCAACGAAGACGACAACATGGTCACGGTGGTGAATGTCGAGAACAACGACCTGATCGCCGAGATCCCGGTCGGCGTCGAGCCGGAAGGCATGGGCATCAGCCCCGACGGCAAATACATGGTCAACACGTCCGAGACGACCAACATGGCGCATGTGGTCGATACCTCGAACAACGAGATCATCGAGAACATCCTCGTCGATTCCCGCCCGCGCATCGCCGAGTTCAGCAAGGACGGCAAGCAGCTCTGGGTGTCGTCGGAGGTCGGCGGCACGGTGTCGGTGATCGACCCCGCGACCTGGAAGATCGTCAAGAAGATCTCCTTCAAGATCCCCGGCGTGGCGGACGACGCCATCCAGCCCGTAGGCGTGCGCATCACCAAGGACGGTTCGAAGGCCTTCGTCGCGCTCGGCCCGGCCAACCGGGTGGCGGTCGTCAATGCCAAGACGCTGGAAGTCGAGAAATATCTGCTGGTCGGCCAGCGCGTCTGGCAACTCGGCTTCACGCCGGACGAGAAGTTCCTGCTCTCGACCAACGGCAATTCCAACGACATCTCGGTGATCGACGTCGCCGATGAGAAGGTCACCAAATCCGTCACGGTCGGCCGCCTGCCCTGGGGCGTGGTCGTGGTGCCGTGA
- a CDS encoding copper-binding protein, which yields MTLRRKAALSFTFAALLATSGAAIAAGDLTLKPTELKPLELGLGNAGYGVSETKYNLETGKAYSLELSSTGKKECAWQAPEFFKSIFLRKVEVEEVEVKAVALTEIEFEKEGEAELFFVPIKPGTFAWYCKGMEERGMKGEFIVK from the coding sequence ATGACCCTTCGCCGCAAAGCCGCTCTTTCCTTCACCTTCGCCGCCCTTCTCGCCACTTCCGGCGCCGCCATCGCGGCCGGCGACCTGACGCTGAAGCCCACCGAACTGAAGCCGCTCGAACTCGGGCTGGGCAATGCCGGCTATGGTGTCTCGGAGACCAAGTACAATCTGGAAACCGGCAAGGCCTACAGCCTCGAACTCAGCTCCACCGGCAAGAAGGAATGCGCCTGGCAGGCGCCGGAGTTCTTCAAAAGCATCTTCCTGCGTAAGGTGGAGGTAGAGGAGGTCGAGGTGAAGGCCGTCGCCCTGACCGAGATCGAGTTCGAAAAGGAAGGCGAGGCCGAACTGTTCTTCGTGCCCATCAAGCCCGGCACCTTCGCCTGGTACTGCAAGGGCATGGAGGAGCGGGGCATGAAGGGCGAGTTCATCGTCAAGTAA